The proteins below are encoded in one region of Rana temporaria chromosome 2, aRanTem1.1, whole genome shotgun sequence:
- the NIPSNAP2 gene encoding protein NipSnap homolog 2, which produces MASRAVSAAWSRANRVQACGPSLLLARGLASSSQKAKEDSWLRSLFVRKVDPRKDAHSNLLAKRETSNLYKIQFHNVKPECLDTYNKLCEEVLPKIHAGDEYPCTLVGTWNTWYGEQDQAVHLWRYEGGYPALTEVMSKLRKNKEFTEFRKERGNMLLSRKNQLLLEFSFWNEPVPRQGPNIYELRSYQLRPGTMIEWGNHWARAIRYRQDGSEAVAGFFSQIGQLYMVHHLWAYKDLQSRDDIRNSAWQKDGWDECVYYTVPLIQEMESRIMIPLKSSPLQ; this is translated from the exons GGGCCTTGCATCATCTAGTCAGAAAGCCAAAGAAGACAGCTGGCTCAGATCCCTTTTTGTGCGCAAGGTCGATCCTCGCAAGGATGCACACTCAAATCTGCTGGCCAAGAGGGAGACCAGCAACCTCTACAAAATACAAT ttcACAATGTAAAGCCAGAATGTCTAGATACCTACAACAAACTTTG CGAAGAGGTATTGCCAAAGATCCATGCAGGTGACGAGTATCCCTGTACGCTTGTAGGCACGTGGAATACATGGTATGGAGAACAAGATCAGGCAG TTCACCTGTGGAGGTATGAGGGAGGATATCCAGCATTGACAGAGGTGATGAGTAAACTCAGAAAAAACAAG GAGTTCACAGAGTTTCGCAAAGAACGGGGCAACATGTTGCTGTCTCGTAAAAATCAGCTgcttctggagttcagcttctggAATGAACCTGTCCCAAGGCAAGGGCCCAACATATATGAGCTGAGGTCCTACCAACTGAGG cctggaaccatgatTGAATGGGGAAATCACTG GGCTCGAGCCATAAGGTATCGACAGGATGGCAGTGAAGCTGTGGCTGGCTTTTTCTCACAGATTGGACAACTGTATATGGTCCATCATTTATGGG CTTACAAAGATTTACAAAGCAGGGATGACATTAGAAATTCAGCCTGGCAGAAAGATGGCTGGGATGAATGTGTCTACTACACAG ttcccCTTATACAGGAGATGGAATCCAGAATTATGATCCCATTGAAAAGCTCTCCTCTACAGTAA